One genomic window of Aethina tumida isolate Nest 87 chromosome 3, icAetTumi1.1, whole genome shotgun sequence includes the following:
- the LOC109597006 gene encoding oligoribonuclease — MHRTITKLVNNFTKVLKASPRAMTYENHVITKVENEKPLDLEINRIVWIDMEMTGLNIEQDKIMEVACLVTDSDLNVIAEGPDLIIHQPKDILDQMNEWCVNQHGQTGLTEACLKSNITVGDAEHTLLKFIKEHVTEKASPLAGNSVYMDRMFLKKYMPTLNEYLHYRLIDVSTIKEICRRWNPDLYKSIPKKEYTHRALQDIKESVEELKFYKQNFLKF, encoded by the exons ATGCATAGAACTATTACCAAACTGGTGAACAATTTTACGAAAGTATTAAAAGCATCGCCCAGAGCAATGA CGTATGAAAACCATGTAATAACAAAAGTAGAAAACGAAAAACCTTTAGACTTGGAAATAAATCGAATAGTATGGATAGACATGGAG atgaCGGGATTAAACATAGAACAAGACAAAATCATGGAAGTAGCATGTTTGGTAACAGATTCAGACCTAAATGTCATAGCTGAAGGTccagatttaataatacatcaaCCCAAAGACATCTTAGATCAAATGAATGAATGGTGTGTTAATCAACATGGACAA ACAGGATTAACTGAGGCTTGTCTGAAATCCAATATCACAGTAGGTGATGCCGAACATACCTTACTTAAGTTTATTAAGGAGCATGTTACTGAAAAGGCCAGTCCATTAGCAGGGAACTCTGTATACATGGACAGaatgtttttaaagaaatatatgcccacattaaatgaatatttgcaCTATAGGTTAATTGATGTGTCTACTATTAAAGAGATCTGCAGAAGATGGAATCCTGATCTGTACAAATCAATTCCAAAGAAGGAATATACTCACAGGGCACTTCAAGACATTAAGGAAAGTGTAGaggaacttaaattttataaacagaacttccttaaattttaa
- the LOC109597003 gene encoding retinal dehydrogenase 2, with the protein MDTVRVKYTKLFINNEFVDAVNGKTFPTENPATGKKIADVAEAEKEDVDLAVKAAKAAFARGSEWRNMDASARGKLINTLADLLERDAKRLAALETLDNGKPVEDSLVEIQASADLLRYYAGYCDKIYGNTIPADGNLFSMTKKEPIGVVGQIIPWNYPIPMAIWKWGPALAAGCTIVLKPAEQTPLTSLELAALAKEAGFPKGVINVITGYGPSCGAPLALHNDVRKIAFTGSTDIGHKIMEYAAKSNLKSVNLELGGKSPLVIFDDANVDEAVEIAHNAIFANHGQNCCAGSRTFVQAGIYDEFVKKAANMARERKVGDPFAPDTQQGPQVDKLSLDKILRLVNTGIQEGAKLQTGGKQVGTEGYFVEPTVFSEVTDEMTIAKEEIFGPVQSILKFNTLEEVIQRANNTAYGLAAGVITNNINNALVFSQAVEAGSVWVNCYDAITPQTPFGGFKKSGLGRDLGAESLDGYLETKTITIKLPCKN; encoded by the exons ATGGATACTGTTCGTGTAAAATATACTAAG CTTTTCATCAATAACGAATTTGTTGATGCAGTCAATGGGAAAACATTTCCCACTGAAAACCCAGCCACCGGGAAAAAAATCGCCGATGTAGCGGAAGCTGAAAAAGAGGATGTAGATTTAGCGGTGAAAGCTGCTAAAGCCGCATTTGCCCGTGGATCAGAATGGAGAAATATGGATGCATCAGCTAGGGGAAAACTTATTAACACT CTTGCTGATTTATTGGAGAGAGATGCTAAGAGGCTTGCGGCATTGGAAACTCTCGACAATGGAAAACCTGTTGAAGACTCCCTAGTAGAAATTCAAGCTTCAGCTGATCTTTTACGTTATTATGCCGGATATTGCGATAAGATTTATGGAAACACAATACCAGctg ATGGCAATCTCTTCTCCATGACGAAGAAGGAGCCTATTGGAGTTGTGGGACAAATAATTCCATGGAACTACCCAATACCAATGGCTATTTGGAAATGGGGCCCAGCTTTGGCTGCTGGTTGTACTATCGTCCTCAAACCAGCTGAACAAACGCCTTTAACATCATTGGAACTAGCTGCGTTGGCGAAGGAAGCTGGTTTCCCCAAGGGTGTGATTAATGTCATTACAGGATATGGACCCAGTTGCGGCGCACCGTTAGCTTTACATAATGATGTCCGAAAAATTGCTTTCACGGGATCCACCGAT attggacataaaattatggaatacgCTGCTAAATCAAACTTGAAAAGCGTTAATTTGGAACTCGGCGGTAAAAGTCCCTTGGTAATTTTTGATGACGCcaatg tggATGAAGCGGTGGAAATAGCTCACAATGCCATTTTCGCGAATCATGGACAAAACTGTTGCGCTGGCTCCAGAACTTTCGTACAAGCGGGTATTTATGatgaatttgtaaaaaaagcGGCCAATATGGCTAGAGAGAGAAAAGTTGGTGACCCATTTGCCCCAGATACACAACAAGGTCCCCAG GTTGATAAGCTCTCattggataaaattttacgtCTTGTTAATACCGGAATACAAGAAGGAGCTAAACTGCAAACAGGAGGAAAACAGGTAGGTACAGAGGGATATTTTGTGGAACCAACTGTGTTTTCTGAGGTGACCGACGAGATGACTATCGCAAAAGAAgag ATATTTGGACCTGTTCAGtctatattgaaatttaatacattggaAGAAGTCATTCAAAGAGCAAATAATACTGCTTATGGTTTAGCTGCTGGAGTAATAaccaataatattaacaatgccCTTGTATTTTCACAAGCAGTAGAAGCTGGATCTGTATG GGTCAACTGTTATGATGCAATTACTCCACAAACACCTTTTGGAGGCTTTAAAAAGTCTGGATTAGGTAGAGactt GGGGGCTGAGTCGTTGGATGGATACCtagaaacaaaaacaatcaCCATTAAGTTGCCTTGCAAAAATTGa
- the LOC109596983 gene encoding uncharacterized protein LOC109596983 produces the protein MLRFLLLIGVFHSSLGIAINYTVSGMLKNKETKDSTGCTLNIDSSHAEPVIVDSNTLEYIYPDSSELDISLKSGSKIILGCPGAVLNYGSSTSNVIEATCISGSTFLVEGQNVSISNPSCSKSSTSTARYTGKTCESDGVEIEIGFALNSTAFVRLMRICFDDKLKSPLYSYYQLKAKINYAQTGVARLNFKEGSFYGLDSSLDTLYERNVQKTTINNQVGLPANSTQYVHDTSDFYLARGHLTAKTDFVYASQQKATFWYVNTAPQWQTVNAANWNSIEDSVRAYAFNNEVDLEVYTGVYGVSTLPNEATNKANELYLSRDDNNNVALPIPAVYWKLIYNNNTKENVVLFSANNPYESNPGTVCEDVSDSLSWVTWKKDNQTKGISYACSAKGLNKIITYLPDLEYGFIHFSVAFTINYTATECSINVDGSPAEPVIVDSSTLQYVYPNSFDLDISLESGSTIILGCPGSTLNYGRNTASIVEATCISGSTFLVNGETVTLSKFYCNNIPTSTARRTGKTCSNSGVEIEIGFALNSTVFARVITVCFDDLLKSPLYSFYHLTSKIDYAQTGVSRPNFKEGDFYNLDGTVDKLYSRAVQKKTINSQVGLPVSSTQYVKDNNNYYLSRGHLTAKGDFVYAHQQKATFWYVNTAPQWQTCNGANWNSIEDSVRRYASNKGLDLDIYTGVYGISNLPNESTDEPVDLYFYLDTNNNVALPIPEVYWKLIYNPQTTEHVVLITVNNPYESNPEPICEDVSKSLTWLTWSKNDQMKGISYACSAIGLNAIISSIPDLDYGDLLL, from the exons ATGTTACGTTTCCTTCTTTTGATAGGAGTTTTCCACTCGTCTTTGGGAATTGCAATTAATTACACTGTTTCaggtatgttaaaaaataaggaaaCTAAAGACTCTACAG GATGTACTCTAAACATAGACAGCAGTCATGCGGAGCCAGTAATTGTAGATTCGAACacattagaatatatttacCCTGATTCATCTGAATTAGACATTTCCTTAAAATCAGGTTCGAAAATAATTCTGGGTTGTCCTGGTGCAGTGTTAAACTATGGATCAAGTACATCGAATGTAATCGAAGCAACTTGCATATCTGGCAGCACCTTCCTAGTCGAAGGTCAAAATGTATCCATAAGTAACCCTAGTTGCAGTAAAAGTTCTACTTCTACTGCTCGCTACACTGGTAAAACTTGTGAGAGTGATGGTGTCGAAATAGAAATTGGATTTGCTTTGAATTCCACTGCTTTCGTAAGACTTATGAGAATTTGTTTCGACGACAAACTCAAGTCGCCCTTGTATTCGTATTACCAATTAAAAGCGAAAATTAACTACGCACAAACGGGAGTTGCCCGACTAAATTTCAAAGAAGGAAGTTTTTACGGCCTGGACAGTTCCCTTGACACTCTATACGAGAGAAACGTACAGAAAACCACAATCAATAATCAAGTGGGATTGCCCGCCAATTCCACCCAGTATGTTCACGACACTTCGGATTTTTATTTGGCAAGAGGTCACTTAACGGCAAAAACAGATTTTGTGTATGCGAGTCAACAGAAGGCAACATTTTGGTATGTAAACACCGCTCCACAGTGGCAGACTGTTAATGCTGCCAATTGGAATTCCATTGAAGACAGTGTGAGAGCATATGCCTTTAATAATGAGGTGGATCTTGAGGTTTACACCGGAGTCTACGGTGTTTCTACGCTACCAAACGAGGCAACAAATAAAGCTAATGAATTGTATTTAAGTCGGGATGACAATAACAACGTCGCCTTGCCAATACCTGCAGTTTACTGGAAACTTATctacaataataatacaaaagaaaATGTAGTTTTGTTTAGCGCAAACAATCCTTATGAATCTAATCCAGGAACAGTTTGTGAAGACGTATCGGATTCTTTAAGCTGGGTAACATGGAAAAAGGATAATCAAACAAAAGGAATATCATATGCTTGCAGCGCAAAGggattgaataaaattataacgtATCTACCAGATCTCGAATATG GGTTTATTCACTTCTCAGTAGCATTTACCATCAACTATACAGCGACag aatgttcTATAAATGTTGATGGCAGTCCAGCTGAACCCGTGATTGTAGATTCAAGTACCTTACAATATGTATATCCAAATTCATTCGACTTGGACATTTCCTTAGAATCTGGATCGACAATAATTCTCGGTTGCCCTGGATCCACCTTAAACTATGGGCGCAATACAGCCAGCATAGTTGAGGCTACTTGTATATCAGGAAGTACCTTCCTTGTGAATGGTGAAACTGTAACGTTAAGTAAATTCTATTGCAACAACATACCCACGTCAACTGCACGAAGAACGGGAAAAACTTGCTCCAATAGTGGAGTTGAAATAGAAATTGGCTTCGCTTTGAACTCCACAGTTTTCGCAAGGGTTATAACTGTTTGTTTTGATGATTTACTTAAGTCACCATTGTACTCGTTCTATCATttaacttcaaaaattgactATGCCCAAACTGGAGTTTCTCGGCCTAATTTCAAAGAAGGGGACTTTTACAATTTGGATGGTACGGTAGATAAACTGTATAGCAGAGCCGTGCAAAAGAAGACAATTAACAGTCAGGTTGGCTTACCTGTCAGTTCAACGCAATATGTTAAAgataacaacaattattatttatctagaGGTCACTTAACAGCCAAAGGTGACTTTGTGTATGCACACCAACAAAAGGCAACATTTTGGTATGTGAACACAGCTCCGCAATGGCAGACCTGCAACGGTGCAAATTGGAACTCAATAGAAGACAGTGTTAGAAGGTATGCTTCTAATAAAGGTTTGGATTTGGATATTTATACAGGTGTGTATGGTATTTCAAACTTACCCAACGAGTCCACAGATGAACCTGTAgatttgtacttttatttggATACCAATAACAACGTGGCGTTACCGATACCGGAAGTATATTGGAAACTCATCTACAATCCACAAACGACCGAACACGTTGTATTGATCACCGTAAATAATCCATACGAGTCAAATCCCGAACCAATTTGCGAAGACGTTTCAAAATCCTTGACGTGGTTAACTTGGAGTAAAAACGACCAAATGAAAGGTATATCTTATGCCTGCAGTGCAATTGGACTAAATGCGATTATTAGTTCTATACCTGATCTCGATTATGGTgatttattgttgtaa
- the LOC109596995 gene encoding uncharacterized protein LOC109596995 isoform X1, which yields MIMIIKNVDKVMEASPEVEKPRKKFCRHPIPQRTLCPWITSQPYPLPDKKRTKKSETDSITKQTGKTHMVVHEAHKPCPSMQESSSHFFYFIRLMQLFPEVHPATLHTVMTLSKNNFFSAVDKLLYAKRCKAMYNKNQSLYKNKSQNRNFPTTINLKTTSITVKAECCDNTSSTEVEKVESMEKDIEDTKSDELDSMDGISESN from the exons atgattatgattattaaaaatgtagataAAGTTATGGAAGCATCACCCGAGGTGGAAAAACCCCGGAAGAAATTTTGTAGACACCCAATTCCCCAACGCACGTTGTGTCCATGGATTACATCTCAGCCGTATCCTTTACCAGATAAGAAAAGAACGAAAAAATCGGAGACAGATAGTATTACAAAACAAACAGGAAAGACTCACATG GTGGTACACGAGGCTCATAAACCTTGCCCTTCAATGCAAGAGTCATCcagtcattttttttatttcatcagACTGATGCAATTATTTCCGGAAGTGCATCCAGCCACCCTCCACACCGTAATGACGTTGAGTAAGAATAACTTTTTCTCTGCTGTTGATAAACTGCTGTATGCGAAACGGTGTAAAGCCatgtacaataaaaatcaaagtttgtataaaaataagtcgCAGAATAGAAACTTTCCAACTACAATCAATCTGAAAACCACATCAATTACGGTGAAAGCGGAATGTTGTGATAATACAAGTAGTACAGAGGTTGAAAAGGTGGAGTCGATGGAAAAGGATATTGAAGACACAAAATCGGATGAATTAGATTCTATGGATGGAATTTCTGaaagtaattaa
- the LOC109596995 gene encoding uncharacterized protein LOC109596995 isoform X2 gives MEASPEVEKPRKKFCRHPIPQRTLCPWITSQPYPLPDKKRTKKSETDSITKQTGKTHMVVHEAHKPCPSMQESSSHFFYFIRLMQLFPEVHPATLHTVMTLSKNNFFSAVDKLLYAKRCKAMYNKNQSLYKNKSQNRNFPTTINLKTTSITVKAECCDNTSSTEVEKVESMEKDIEDTKSDELDSMDGISESN, from the exons ATGGAAGCATCACCCGAGGTGGAAAAACCCCGGAAGAAATTTTGTAGACACCCAATTCCCCAACGCACGTTGTGTCCATGGATTACATCTCAGCCGTATCCTTTACCAGATAAGAAAAGAACGAAAAAATCGGAGACAGATAGTATTACAAAACAAACAGGAAAGACTCACATG GTGGTACACGAGGCTCATAAACCTTGCCCTTCAATGCAAGAGTCATCcagtcattttttttatttcatcagACTGATGCAATTATTTCCGGAAGTGCATCCAGCCACCCTCCACACCGTAATGACGTTGAGTAAGAATAACTTTTTCTCTGCTGTTGATAAACTGCTGTATGCGAAACGGTGTAAAGCCatgtacaataaaaatcaaagtttgtataaaaataagtcgCAGAATAGAAACTTTCCAACTACAATCAATCTGAAAACCACATCAATTACGGTGAAAGCGGAATGTTGTGATAATACAAGTAGTACAGAGGTTGAAAAGGTGGAGTCGATGGAAAAGGATATTGAAGACACAAAATCGGATGAATTAGATTCTATGGATGGAATTTCTGaaagtaattaa